The following coding sequences are from one Triticum dicoccoides isolate Atlit2015 ecotype Zavitan chromosome 4A, WEW_v2.0, whole genome shotgun sequence window:
- the LOC119287979 gene encoding protein TPX2-like isoform X2: MDSDDEEMRDASSSCSVADDDDGAGFEEVEDEEKDGVMVMEVRWFEVDLDYEYDAPRWFDLAQAEAPAEAAAAELWFATAPSYPPSPLIAMMLAEDLGLPNLRSITVADIEAVRCPKPSQRCSGATEQSIYRSHVPNEGRIPSYGASKHERKPVTRSAVKGSLSKGSTLMKPTASQLARQHKQLEVKNAVPKKSVGVRSDRSTISSNDCTQQAGKRQKLEKGHLNKDVATNQHELIHKAHEKNVISSSYDRATVLPKLKITVPREPELATKLRAERSRIQRLVPSNSKQLNRRDPACTTQSAPTRKVVQPFRAHQHANIQHVNVAPKTPVCSSNRATSLHNIDKTSEDDRDGTTGTFKFKALPLDKKILASRGDIGVFQTAKRNPTVPKEFNLSTSRKSKQPPLSELFNKLSLSTEACRTMGHQTSERPNYITTKDCKENMIGAIHC, from the exons atggacagcgacgacgaggagatgcgcgacgcctcctcctcctgctccgtcgccgacgacgacgacggcgcggGATTCGAGGAGGTGGAGGACGAAGAGAAGGACGGGGTGATGGTGATGGAGGTCCGGTGGTTCGAGGTGGACCTCGACTACGAGTACGACGCGCCGCGCTGGTTCGACCTCGCGCAGGCCGAGGCCCCcgccgaggccgccgccgccgagctctggTTCGCCACCGCCCCCAGCTACCCGCCCTCCC CGTTGATTGCAATGATGTTGGCTGAAGACCTTGGGCTGCCAAACCTAAGAAGCATCACAGTTGCAGATATAGAGGCTGTGCGTTGCCCTAAACCATCTCAACGTTGTTCTGGTGCAACTGAACAAAGTATATATCGATCACATGTACCAAATGAAG GACGGATACCGAGCTATGGAGCATCAAAACATGAACGAAAACCTGTCACTCGAAGTGCTGTGAAGGGGAGTTTATCCAAGGGGTCCACACTGATGAAGCCTACAGCCAGTCAATTGGCCAGGCAACACAAGCAACTTGAAGTGAAGAATGCTGTACC TAAAAAATCAGTTGGAGTGAGAAGTGACAGAAGTACCATTAGCTCAAATGATTGCACTCAACAAGCTGGTAAAAGGCAGAAACTTGAAAAAGGTCATCTCAACAAG GATGTTGCTACAAATCAACATGAGTTGATTCACAAGGCCCATGAAAAG AATGTTATCAGCAGTAGCTATGATCGTGCCACCGTTCTACCTAAATTGAAGATTACAGTTCCGAGAGAACCTGAGTTGGCTACTAAGCTGAGAGCAGAGAGGTCAAGGATTCAAAGATTAGT CCCAAGTAATTCAAAGCAGTTAAACAGACGGGATCCTGCTTGTACGACCCAATCGGCACCGACTAGAAAG GTCGTGCAACCTTTTCGGGCTCATCAGCATGCAAATATACAACATGTCAATGTTGCACCAAAAACGCCAGTGTGTTCATCTAACCGTGCAACTAGTCTTCACAA CATTGATAAAACATCAGAAGATGACCGAGATGGCACGACGGGCACGTTTAAATTTAAAGCTCTGCCACTGGATAAAAAG ATATTGGCAAGCAGAGGAGACATCGGTGTATTTCAAACTGCCAAAAGAAATCCTACAGTGCCTAAG GAATTCAACTTGTCAACAAGCCGGAAGAGCAAGCAGCCTCCATTATCCGAACTCTTTAACAAG CTTTCTTTAAGTACCGAAGCCTGCCGTACCATGGGCCACCAGACCAGTGAACGCCCAAATTATATCACTACCAAG GACTGCAAAGAGAACATGATTGGTGCCATTCATTGCTAG
- the LOC119287979 gene encoding protein TPX2-like isoform X3 — translation MDSDDEEMRDASSSCSVADDDDGAGFEEVEDEEKDGVMVMEVRWFEVDLDYEYDAPRWFDLAQAEAPAEAAAAELWFATAPSYPPSPLIAMMLAEDLGLPNLRSITVADIEAVRCPKPSQRCSGATEQSIYRSHVPNEGRIPSYGASKHERKPVTRSAVKGSLSKGSTLMKPTASQLARQHKQLEVKNAVPSKKSVGVRSDRSTISSNDCTQQAGKRQKLEKGHLNKDVATNQHELIHKAHEKNVISSSYDRATVLPKLKITVPREPELATKLRAERSRIQRLVPSNSKQLNRRDPACTTQSAPTRKVVQPFRAHQHANIQHVNVAPKTPVCSSNRATSLHNIDKTSEDDRDGTTGTFKFKALPLDKKILASRGDIGVFQTAKRNPTVPKEFNLSTSRKSKQPPLSELFNKLSLSTEACRTMGHQTSERPNYITTKRT, via the exons atggacagcgacgacgaggagatgcgcgacgcctcctcctcctgctccgtcgccgacgacgacgacggcgcggGATTCGAGGAGGTGGAGGACGAAGAGAAGGACGGGGTGATGGTGATGGAGGTCCGGTGGTTCGAGGTGGACCTCGACTACGAGTACGACGCGCCGCGCTGGTTCGACCTCGCGCAGGCCGAGGCCCCcgccgaggccgccgccgccgagctctggTTCGCCACCGCCCCCAGCTACCCGCCCTCCC CGTTGATTGCAATGATGTTGGCTGAAGACCTTGGGCTGCCAAACCTAAGAAGCATCACAGTTGCAGATATAGAGGCTGTGCGTTGCCCTAAACCATCTCAACGTTGTTCTGGTGCAACTGAACAAAGTATATATCGATCACATGTACCAAATGAAG GACGGATACCGAGCTATGGAGCATCAAAACATGAACGAAAACCTGTCACTCGAAGTGCTGTGAAGGGGAGTTTATCCAAGGGGTCCACACTGATGAAGCCTACAGCCAGTCAATTGGCCAGGCAACACAAGCAACTTGAAGTGAAGAATGCTGTACC TAGTAAAAAATCAGTTGGAGTGAGAAGTGACAGAAGTACCATTAGCTCAAATGATTGCACTCAACAAGCTGGTAAAAGGCAGAAACTTGAAAAAGGTCATCTCAACAAG GATGTTGCTACAAATCAACATGAGTTGATTCACAAGGCCCATGAAAAG AATGTTATCAGCAGTAGCTATGATCGTGCCACCGTTCTACCTAAATTGAAGATTACAGTTCCGAGAGAACCTGAGTTGGCTACTAAGCTGAGAGCAGAGAGGTCAAGGATTCAAAGATTAGT CCCAAGTAATTCAAAGCAGTTAAACAGACGGGATCCTGCTTGTACGACCCAATCGGCACCGACTAGAAAG GTCGTGCAACCTTTTCGGGCTCATCAGCATGCAAATATACAACATGTCAATGTTGCACCAAAAACGCCAGTGTGTTCATCTAACCGTGCAACTAGTCTTCACAA CATTGATAAAACATCAGAAGATGACCGAGATGGCACGACGGGCACGTTTAAATTTAAAGCTCTGCCACTGGATAAAAAG ATATTGGCAAGCAGAGGAGACATCGGTGTATTTCAAACTGCCAAAAGAAATCCTACAGTGCCTAAG GAATTCAACTTGTCAACAAGCCGGAAGAGCAAGCAGCCTCCATTATCCGAACTCTTTAACAAG CTTTCTTTAAGTACCGAAGCCTGCCGTACCATGGGCCACCAGACCAGTGAACGCCCAAATTATATCACTACCAAG AGAACATGA
- the LOC119287979 gene encoding protein TPX2-like isoform X1: MDSDDEEMRDASSSCSVADDDDGAGFEEVEDEEKDGVMVMEVRWFEVDLDYEYDAPRWFDLAQAEAPAEAAAAELWFATAPSYPPSPLIAMMLAEDLGLPNLRSITVADIEAVRCPKPSQRCSGATEQSIYRSHVPNEGRIPSYGASKHERKPVTRSAVKGSLSKGSTLMKPTASQLARQHKQLEVKNAVPSKKSVGVRSDRSTISSNDCTQQAGKRQKLEKGHLNKDVATNQHELIHKAHEKNVISSSYDRATVLPKLKITVPREPELATKLRAERSRIQRLVPSNSKQLNRRDPACTTQSAPTRKVVQPFRAHQHANIQHVNVAPKTPVCSSNRATSLHNIDKTSEDDRDGTTGTFKFKALPLDKKILASRGDIGVFQTAKRNPTVPKEFNLSTSRKSKQPPLSELFNKLSLSTEACRTMGHQTSERPNYITTKDCKENMIGAIHC; encoded by the exons atggacagcgacgacgaggagatgcgcgacgcctcctcctcctgctccgtcgccgacgacgacgacggcgcggGATTCGAGGAGGTGGAGGACGAAGAGAAGGACGGGGTGATGGTGATGGAGGTCCGGTGGTTCGAGGTGGACCTCGACTACGAGTACGACGCGCCGCGCTGGTTCGACCTCGCGCAGGCCGAGGCCCCcgccgaggccgccgccgccgagctctggTTCGCCACCGCCCCCAGCTACCCGCCCTCCC CGTTGATTGCAATGATGTTGGCTGAAGACCTTGGGCTGCCAAACCTAAGAAGCATCACAGTTGCAGATATAGAGGCTGTGCGTTGCCCTAAACCATCTCAACGTTGTTCTGGTGCAACTGAACAAAGTATATATCGATCACATGTACCAAATGAAG GACGGATACCGAGCTATGGAGCATCAAAACATGAACGAAAACCTGTCACTCGAAGTGCTGTGAAGGGGAGTTTATCCAAGGGGTCCACACTGATGAAGCCTACAGCCAGTCAATTGGCCAGGCAACACAAGCAACTTGAAGTGAAGAATGCTGTACC TAGTAAAAAATCAGTTGGAGTGAGAAGTGACAGAAGTACCATTAGCTCAAATGATTGCACTCAACAAGCTGGTAAAAGGCAGAAACTTGAAAAAGGTCATCTCAACAAG GATGTTGCTACAAATCAACATGAGTTGATTCACAAGGCCCATGAAAAG AATGTTATCAGCAGTAGCTATGATCGTGCCACCGTTCTACCTAAATTGAAGATTACAGTTCCGAGAGAACCTGAGTTGGCTACTAAGCTGAGAGCAGAGAGGTCAAGGATTCAAAGATTAGT CCCAAGTAATTCAAAGCAGTTAAACAGACGGGATCCTGCTTGTACGACCCAATCGGCACCGACTAGAAAG GTCGTGCAACCTTTTCGGGCTCATCAGCATGCAAATATACAACATGTCAATGTTGCACCAAAAACGCCAGTGTGTTCATCTAACCGTGCAACTAGTCTTCACAA CATTGATAAAACATCAGAAGATGACCGAGATGGCACGACGGGCACGTTTAAATTTAAAGCTCTGCCACTGGATAAAAAG ATATTGGCAAGCAGAGGAGACATCGGTGTATTTCAAACTGCCAAAAGAAATCCTACAGTGCCTAAG GAATTCAACTTGTCAACAAGCCGGAAGAGCAAGCAGCCTCCATTATCCGAACTCTTTAACAAG CTTTCTTTAAGTACCGAAGCCTGCCGTACCATGGGCCACCAGACCAGTGAACGCCCAAATTATATCACTACCAAG GACTGCAAAGAGAACATGATTGGTGCCATTCATTGCTAG
- the LOC119287978 gene encoding LRR receptor-like serine/threonine-protein kinase SIK1: MAQSSLRRWAARVVALVVVLGLLLAAAAAEEGDGGGGDGAALMALKAGFGNAANALADWDGGRDHCAWRGVACDANSFAVLSLNLSNLNLGGEISPAIGELKALQFMDLKGNKLTGQIPDEIGDCVSLKYLDLSFNLLYGDIPFSISKLKQLEDLILKNNQLTGPIPSTLSQIPNLKILDLAQNQLTGDIPRLIYWNEVLQYLGLRGNSLTGTLSPDMCQLTGLWYFDVRGNNLTGTIPLSIGNCTSFEILDISYNKISGEIPYNIGFLQVATLSLQGNRLTGKIPEVIGLMQALAVLDLSENELVGPIPPILGNLSYTGKLYLHGNKLTGEVPPELGNMTKLSYLQLNDNELVGTIPAELGKLEELFELNLANNNLEGPIPTNISSCTALNKFNVYGNRLNGSIPAGFQNLESLTNLNLSSNNFKGHIPSELGHIINLDTLDLSYNEFSGPVPATIGDLEHLLQLNLSKNLLSGSVPAEFGNLRSIQVIDLSNNAMSGYLPEELGQLQNLDSLILNNNTLVGEIPAQLANCFSLNILNLSYNNFSGHVPLAKNFSKFPMESFLGNPMLSVHCKDSSCGNSHGSKVNIRTAIACIISGFVILLCVLLLAIYKTKRPQPPIKASDKPVQGPPKIVLLQMDMAIHTYDDIMRLTENLSEKYIIGYGASSTVYKCVLKSGKAIAVKRLYSQYNHGAREFETELETVGSIRHRNLVSLHGFSLSPNGNLLFYDYMENGSLWDLLHGPSKKVKLDWETRLRIAVGAAQGLAYLHHDCNPRIVHRDVKSSNILLDEHFEAHLSDFGIAKCVPAAKTHASTYVLGTIGYIDPEYARTSRLNEKSDVYSFGIVLLELLTGMKAVDNDSNLHQLIMSRADDNTVMEAVDSEVSVTCTDMGLVRKAFQLALLCTKRHPIDRPTMHEVARVLLSLMPAPAAAKPYSYAATDASKKVDYTRYLAAATTPDDTAGDNSSSDEQWFVRFGEVISKHTM, translated from the exons ATGGCGCAGTCGTCGTTGCGGCGGTGGGCGGCGAGGGTGGTGGCGTTGGTGGTGGTTCTTGGGCTGTTgttggcggcggctgcggcggaggAGGGAGATGGAGGGGGAGGGGACGGGGCGGCGCTGATGGCCCTCAAGGCGGGCTTCGGCAACGCCGCCAACGCGCTCGCCGACTGGGACGGCGGCCGCGACCACTGCGCCTGGCGGGGCGTCGCCTGCGACGCCAACTCCTTCGCCGTCCTCTCCCT GAACCTGTCAAATCTGAACCTGGgtggggagatctcgccggcgatAGGGGAGCTCAAGGCCCTACAGTTCAT GGATCTCAAGGGGAACAAGCTCACAGGCCAAATCCCAGACGAGATTGGGGACTGCGTCTCCTTAAAATACTT GGATTTGTCCTTCAACCTGCTGTATGGAGACATCCCCTTCTCCATCTCCAAGCTCAAGCAACTCGAGGATCT GATTCTGAAGAACAACCAGCTCACGGGACCCATCCCTTCCACACTGTCCCAGATTCCAAATCTCAAAATCTT GGATCTGGCGCAGAACCAGCTTACAGGCGACATCCCAAGGCTAATCTACTGGAATGAAGTTCTGCAATACCT AGGCTTGAGGGGTAACTCACTCACTGGAACCTTGTCACCTGACATGTGCCAACTCACTGGCCTGTGGTACTT TGATGTGAGGGGCAACAATCTAACAGGAACAATTCCACTGAGCATAGGGAACTGCACAAGCTTTGAGATTCT GGACATTTCATATAACAAAATCTCTGGAGAAATACCTTACAACATAGGTTTCCTTCAAGTAGCTACACT GTCACTTCAAGGAAATAGACTGACTGGGAAAATTCCAGAAGTGATTGGCCTCATGCAAGCTCTTGCTGTTCT TGATCTGAGCGAAAATGAACTAGTAGGTCCCATTCCTCCGATACTCGGCAACCTATCCTACACGGGCAAACT ATATTTACATGGCAATAAACTTACTGGAGAAGTACCACCAGAACTTGGGAACATGACGAAACTTAGCTACCT GCAACTGAACGACAATGAATTAGTTGGCACAATTCCAGCTGAGCTTGGGAAACTTGAAGAGCTATTCGAATT AAATCTTGCCAACAACAATCTTGAGGGTCCTATTCCTACAAACATCAGTTCTTGCACTGCACTAAACAAATT CAATGTTTACGGCAATAGATTAAACGGTTCTATCCCTGCTGGTTTCCAGAATTTGGAGAGTTTGACTAACTT GAATTTATCCTCGAACAATTTTAAAGGCCATATCCCATCTGAACTTGGTCATATCATCAATTTGGACACACT GGATCTTTCCTACAATGAATTCTCTGGACCAGTTCCTGCTACTATTGGTGATCttgagcatcttcttcaact AAATTTGAGCAAAAACCTTCTTAGTGGGTCAGTGCCTGCTGAGTTCGGAAACTTGAGAAGCATCCAAGTAAT TGATTTATCCAACAACGCAATGTCTGGTTATCTCCCTGAAGAACTAGGCCAACTTCAGAACCTTGATAGTTT GATTCTTAACAACAATACTTTGGTTGGGGAGATCCCTGCTCAGTTGGCTAACTGCTTCAGCTTAAACATCTT GAACTTGTCATATAACAACTTCTCTGGACATGTCCCATTGGCTAAGAACTTCTCAAAGTTCCCCATGGAAAG CTTCTTGGGAAATCCGATGCTGAGTGTTCACTGCAAAGACTCCAGCTGTGGCAACTCTCATGGATCAAAAG TGAATATTCGGACAGCGATTGCTTGCATCATCTCGGGCTTCGTCATATTGCTCTGTGTTCTGCTATTGGCGATATATAAAACAAAGCGACCACAGCCACCTATCAAAGCATCTGATAAACCAGTGCAAG GACCTCCAAAGATAGTGCTCCTCCAAATGGACATGGCTATCCATACCTACGATGATATTATGAGGCTGACAGAGAACTTGAGTGAGAAATACATCATCGGCTATGGCGCTTCAAGTACCGTGTATAAATGTGTGCTCAAGAGTGGCAAGGCCATCGCTGTGAAGCGGCTCTACAGCCAATACAACCATGGCGCCCGTGAGTTCGAGACGGAACTGGAGACAGTCGGTAGCATCCGGCACAGGAATCTTGTCAGCCTTCATGGCTTCTCACTCTCTCCTAATGGAAACCTGCTCTTCTACGACTACATGGAAAACGGTTCCTTGTGGGATCTTCTCCATG GTCCATCAAAGAAGGTGAAACTTGACTGGGAGACCCGACTGAGGATCGCGGTTGGCGCGGCACAAGGGCTGGCCTATCTGCACCATGACTGCAACCCTCGGATAGTCCACCGAGACGTCAAGTCCTCCAACATCCTGCTCGATGAGCACTTTGAAGCGCATCTCTCGGACTTCGGCATCGCCAAATGCGTCCCGGCTGCCAAGACCCACGCATCCACTTATGTGCTAGGAACCATCGGCTACATCGATCCGGAGTACGCCCGGACGTCGAGGCTGAACGAGAAATCCGACGTGTACAGCTTCGGTATCGTTCTTCTGGAGTTGCTCACGGGGATGAAGGCCGTCGACAATGATTCCAACTTGCACCAGTTG ATAATGTCGAGAGCGGACGACAACACGGTGATGGAGGCGGTGGACTCGGAGGTGTCGGTGACGTGCACGGACATGGGGCTGGTGCGGAAGGCGTTCCAGCTGGCCCTGCTGTGCACCAAGCGGCACCCCATCGACCGGCCGACGATGCACGAGGTGGCCCGGGTGCTGCTCTCGCTGATGCCGGCCCCCGCCGCCGCAAAGCCCTACTCCTACGCGGCGACGGACGCCTCCAAGAAGGTGGACTACACGCGCTACCTGGCAGCGGCGACGACGCCCGACGACACTGCCGGCGACAACAGCTCCTCCGACGAGCAGTGGTTCGTGCGGTTCGGCGAGGTCATCTCCAAGCACACCATGTGA